From the genome of Triticum aestivum cultivar Chinese Spring chromosome 3B, IWGSC CS RefSeq v2.1, whole genome shotgun sequence, one region includes:
- the LOC123072556 gene encoding disease resistance RPP13-like protein 4, whose amino-acid sequence MAMVLDAFASYLGHMLTHVAANKAGTMLGVSGEIDKMGSKLLDLKNFLADADQRNITDTTVQEWVGQLKRAMYEATDILDLCQLKAMERGPSAVNAGCFNPLLFCMRNPILAHEIGIRIKALNRRLDSIKERGASFNFINLRYYEDHSSNAHSSLHGNPNRETAGDFDRAAMVGEKIEEDARALVVQIMQTRKEVNNDIRVVAIVGVGGIGKTTLAQKVFNDDAIQGEFSKRIWLSINQNFTEVELLRRAIIEAEGDSQSAGNAKATLHQNLKDSIIGHKTLLVMDDVWDHGAWEGVLRIPFINAAASGSRVLITTRDEGVARGMAARWPYHHIDTLLLEDAWSLLKKQVLSSEIDEDHINTLKDVGLKIIQKCGGLPLAIKVMGGLLRERGGLRRDWEHVLDDSKWSITKMPQELNYAVYLSYEYMPSYLKQCFLFYSILPKSKFFTLNQVVAMWISEGFIHGNSSDLEELGRSYYKELVSRNLIEPDKSYIGLMVCSMHDVVRSFAQYMTKDEALVAHDGENDILTGLSSQKFLRLSIEANQSQSGELDWKSLRAQQSVRTLILTIQIKMNPGDSLVTFSSLRILYIHSVGVAALVESLHQLKHLRYLALLNTDISVLPENIGKMKLLQYFDLIGCKNLVNLPNSIVKLSQLRLLILPTSSIVPRGFSGLTNMRRLSGFRAHMDSDSCNLDELGPLSQLRFLTLHELENVSAALFAANAKLGEKKHLIDIALNCTSKLGNDGLVEEKEGVSEEEQRRIVNVFNELCPPPSVENLEIEGYFGQKLPSWIMSTSTVLLGNLRTLLFADLACCTQLPNGLCQLPNLQLLQVRRAPCIKRVGTRFLQAAATPFPRLNKLTLGGMVQWEEWEWEEQVQAMPRLEKLTLITCKLMRVPPGLASNARALKVLSFNNVQQLCCLENFPFVVELTVSGSSDLERITDLPNMQKLIISSCPKLKVLERIPKLERLVLEDYIMEQLPGYMQDINPRHLLLHCRIWLLSALAVGQSGLEWDKFSHVEHVKAYARDRDNQRKWYLFYTRRDNFKLDSNTSCYTIFEETLSSCMVDAQGFETVYKMRRSTFNHVCRLVRVSFFEDMMTRGHTFTFVDGRVLCLQDCVAVALRMLNSGEPQEVIGSSVGVNESTVSLVTQMFVDAMWKQEIHNVLWPRYAEMEKIKHKFDKIHGLPNCCGVVHTAHITFGSLNHEPGDGEYDDMLMLVVDPDMRFIDTDLGSQNQLSVLHDSWLFKSCQEGTTLNGSKLKVSDCLDVGEYIIGDAGYPLLPWLLTPYPLEDKDLSADFPLYQAEFNRRHSAASTLALVAVARLKDTWKILDRAVSSGPNLRPTYVCCMLHNIVIDMEKAEQGVEEGVGMEEKVRQLADEDAARTRDVLAKHLIESREEEKEAAVVVASSSGDQNKG is encoded by the exons ATGGCGATGGTGTTAGATGCTTTTGCATCCTACCTAGGGCACATGCTCACGCATGTAGCAGCAAATAAGGCAGGGACGATGCTGGGCGTCTCCGGTGAGATCGACAAGATGGGCAGCAAGCTTCTGGACCTCAAGAACTTCTTGGCTGATGCCGATCAGAGGAACATCACCGACACAACCGTCCAAGAGTGGGTCGGGCAGCTAAAGCGTGCCATGTATGAAGCTACTGACATCCTCGATCTGTGCCAGCTGAAGGCCATGGAGCGTGGACCTTCCGCCGTAAATGCAGGGTGCTTCAATCCCTTGCTCTTCTGCATGCGGAATCCCATCCTTGCTCATGAGATCGGCATCCGCATCAAGGCGCTCAATAGGAGGCTTGACTCCATCAAGGAACGAGGCGCTTCATTCAACTTCATCAATCTCAGGTACTATGAGGATCATAGCAGCAATGCCCACTCCTCTCTCCATGGTAATCCAAACCGGGAGACGGCTGGGGACTTTGACCGGGCAGCTATGGTTGGGGAGAAGATTGAAGAAGACGCACGAGCACTGGTTGTTCAGATCATGCAGACTAGAAAGGAGGTCAACAATGACATCAGGGTGGTCGCCATCGTAGGTGTCGGCGGTATTGGCAAGACAACCCTTGCCCAGAAGGTCTTCAATGATGATGCAATTCAAGGTGAGTTCAGTAAAAGGATATGGTTGAGCATCAACCAAAACTTTACTGAGGTTGAGCTGCTGAGAAGAGCAATTATTGAAGCCGAAGGAGACTCCCAGTCGGCTGGAAATGCAAAGGCCACTCTTCACCAAAATCTCAAGGATTCCATTATTGGTCACAAGACCTTACTGGTAATGGATGATGTGTGGGACCATGGAGCATGGGAGGGTGTGCTCAGAATACCCTTTATCAATGCTGCTGCTTCAGGCAGCCGAGTCCTCATCACCACGAGAGATGAAGGTGTCGCTCGAGGGATGGCAGCAAGATGGCCCTACCACCACATTGACACATTATTGCTTGAAGATGCCTGGTCATTGCTCAAGAAGCAG GTACTCTCAAGTGagatagatgaagatcacatcaatACGCTGAAGGATGTTGGATTGAAAATTATACAAAAATGTGGTGGCTTACCACTCGCCATCAAAGTAATGGGAGGGCTCTTGCGTGAAAGAGGGGGACTACGTCGTGATTGGGAGCATGTTCTGGATGATTCGAAATGGTCAATAACTAAAATGCCCCAAGAGCTCAACTATGCAGTATACTTGAGCTATGAATATATGCCTTCTTACCTGAAGCAGTGCTTTTTATTCTACTCTATTCTTCCTAAAAGTAAATTTTTTACTCTGAATCAAGTCGTCGCAATGTGGATAAGTGAAGGATTTATTCATGGAAACTCCAGTGATTTGGAAGAATTGGGAAGAAGTTACTACAAGGAGTTGGTATCTAGGAACCTTATAGAGCCAGATAAATCGTATATTGGTTTAATGGTTTGCAGCATGCATGATGTTGTTCGCTCATTTGCTCAGTATATGACTAAAGATGAAGCACTCGTAGCTCATGACGGGGAGAATGATATTCTTACTGGACTTAGTTCACAAAAGTTTCTTCGGCTGTCCATAGAAGCCAACCAATCACAATCAGGTGAACTTGACTGGAAATCTCTACGAGCGCAACAATCAGTGAGAACATTAATCTTAACTATCCAGATCAAGATGAATCCTGGTGATTCACTGGTTACCTTTTCTAGTTTGCGGATTCTATATATACACTCTGTAGGTGTGGCTGCATTGGTTGAATCGTTGCATCAACTCAAGCACCTGAGGTATCTGGCACTATTAAACACTGACATATCTGTTCTTCCAGAGAACATTGGCAAGATGAAGCTATTGCAATATTTTGACCTTATTGGATGTAAAAATTTGGTGAATCTTCCAAATAGCATTGTGAAGCTTAGCCAGCTGAGGTTACTTATTCTTCCCACGTCAAGTATTGTACCTAGAGGGTTCAGCGGTCTGACAAATATGAGGAGACTAAGCGGGTTTCGAGCCCACATGGATAGCGATTCATGCAACTTGGATGAGTTGGGGCCTCTTTCCCAACTCAGATTTCTTACTTTACATGAATTGGAGAATGTGTCGGCTGCCCTGTTTGCTGCTAATGCTAAGCTTGGTGAGAAAAAACATCTTATTGACATAGCCTTGAACTGCACAAGCAAACTAGGAAATGATGGGTTGGTCGAAGAGAAAGAAGGTGTTTCTGAGGAAGAGCAGCGACGAATTGTGAATGTGTTCAATGAGCTCTGCCCTCCGCCTAGTGTTGAAAATCTGGAAATTGAGGGCTATTTTGGACAGAAACTCCCTAGTTGGATTATGTCGACTTCAACAGTGCTGCTCGGCAACTTGAGGACTCTACTGTTTGCTGACTTGGCCTGTTGCACACAACTTCCCAATGGGTTGTGCCAGCTCCCCAATCTGCAGTTGCTACAGGTCCGTCGTGCTCCATGCATCAAGCGTGTTGGAACTAGATTCTTGCAGGCGGCGGCAACTCCATTTCCAAGGTTAAACAAATTGACCTTAGGAGGAATGGTGCAATGGGAGGAGTGGGAGTGGGAGGAGCAAGTACAAGCCATGCCCCGTTTGGAGAAGCTTACACTCATTACTTGCAAACTGATGCGTGTACCTCCTGGCCTTGCCTCCAATGCAAGGGCTTTGAAAGTATTATCTTTCAACAATGTCCAACAACTTTGCTGCCTTGAGAACTTTCCTTTTGTTGTAGAGCTTACAGTGTCTGGAAGCTCCGACCTGGAGAGGATCACCGATCTCCCTAATATGCAGAAACTTATCATCTCCAGTTGCCCAAAGTTGAAGGTGTTGGAGCGCATCCCTAAACTCGAGAGGCTAGTCCTTGAGGATTATATCATGGAACAACTCCCAGGTTACATGCAAGATATCAATCCACGACATTTGTTGTTACATTGCAGAATATGGTTGCTATCTGCATTAGCCGTGGGACAATCTGGTCTCGAGTGGGACAAGTTCAGCCATGTGGAGCATGTCAAGGCATATGCACGTGACAGAGACAACCAAAGGAAATGGTACTTGTTTTACACAAGAAGAGACAACTTCAAGTTGGATTCAAATACCAGCTGCTATACCATATTTGAAG AAACACTATCATCTTGTATGGTGGACGCACAAGGATTTGAGACTGTGTACAAAATGAGAAGAAGTACCTTTAATCACGTCTGCAGGTTGGTGAGGGTGTCATTTTTTGAAGATATGATGACAAGGGGTCACACTTTCACCTTTGTTGATGGGAGAGTGTTGTGTTTACAAGATTGTGTAGCTGTCGCTTTGAGAATGTTGAACTCTGGTGAGCCACAGGAGGTCATAGGATCCTCAGTTGGTGTGAACGAGTCAACTGTCTCGCTTGTTACTCAGATGTTTGTTGACGCTATGTGGAAGCAAGAAATCCACAACGTACTCTGGCCGCGCTATGCTGAGATGGAAAAGATCAAGCACAAGTTTGACAAGATCCACGGCCTGCCCAACTGCTGCGGTGTTGTACATACAGCTCACATCACATTTGGATCGCTAAACCATGAACCTGGTGATGGGGAGTATGACGACATGCTAATGCTAGTCGTTGATCCAGATATGAGGTTCATAGACACTGACCTTGGATCACAGAACCAATTGAGCGTTTTGCACGACTCGTGGCTGTTTAAGTCCTGCCAGGAGGGTACTACGCTGAATGGCAGTAAGCTGAAGGTATCAGATTGTCTGGATGTTGGGGAATACATCATTGGTGATGCAGGATACCCTCTTCTCCCCTGGCTCCTCACACCTTACCCGCTGGAAGACAAGGACCTCTCTGCAGATTTCCCTTTATATCAAGCCGAGTTCAACAGGAGACACTCTGCAGCATCAACCCTGGCGCTGGTTGCGGTGGCGAGGTTGAAAGACACTTGGAAAATCCTGGACAGAGCTGTCAGTTCAGGCCCGAATCTTAGACCAACCTATGTGTGTTGCATGTTGCATAATATAGTTATAGATATGGAAAAAGCGGAGCAGGGGGTGGAGGAGGGTGTAGGCATGGAGGAGAAGGTGCGGCAGTTAGCGGACGAGGACGCCGCAAGGACGAGGGACGTGCTGGCCAAGCACTTGATTGAATCTAGAG AGGaggaaaaagaagcagcagtagtaGTTGCATCCAGTTCAGGAGATCAAAACAAGGGATAG
- the LOC123066726 gene encoding uncharacterized protein, with protein sequence MADNAAEVKQKPQGEVKPDEGQSQAAEKSEKKAELKPDEAKKLIEFMAKKYDEHVAKVDSFDDFYHAIYELIQKFCEERGQVQYRIPPREKLQEVYKKHHTSGGEVKREEFAKMSGELVKRDSFSFGKATTELLMFLFGAPMCALVAKRVLPGLGWVSDDTVIPLATSGAVAYLVHSKKL encoded by the exons ATGGCTGACAATGCTGCGGAGGTGAAGCAGAAACCTCAAGGTGAGGTGAAACCAGATGAGGGTCAGAGCCAGGCCGCGGAGAAGAGCGAGAAGAAGGCGGAGCTGAAGCCCGATGAGGCGAAGAAGCTGATCGAGTTCATGGCGAAGAAGTACGACGAGCACGTGGCGAAGGTGGACTCGTTCGACGACTTCTACCACGCCATCTACGAGCTCATCCA GAAGTTCTGCGAGGAGCGCGGGCAGGTGCAGTACAGGATCCCGCCCAGGGAGAAGCTGCAGGAGGTGTACAAG AAGCACCACACGTCCGGGGGCGAGGTGAAGCGGGAGGAGTTCGCGAAGATGAGCGGGGAGCTGGTGAAGCGGGACAGCTTCAGCTTCGGCAAGGCGACCACGGAGCTGCTCATGTTCCTGTTCGGCGCGCCCATGTGCGCGCTGGTGGCCAAGCGGGTCCTGCCGGGGCTGGGCTGGGTCTCCGACGACACCGTCATCCCGCTCGCCACCTCCGGCGCCGTCGCCTACCTCGTCCACTCCAAGAAGCTCTGA